In Zunongwangia sp. HGR-M22, the sequence AATTTCATTTTCGTAATAATCTCCAAGAATATTTTCATCTTTCGGTTTAAGCTCCAGGGCTTTTATAAAATTTGGTTTCGCTTTATTATAGGCTTCTAATGAATAATAATTTTTCGCCATTTCGTAATAAACAATCGCTTTATTATCATCAATGGCGAGGCACTTTTGCAAAGCAGTATTCGATTTTTTATAATTTTCGATACCGCGTTGCTTTAGTGCTTCAAAAAAATATTCCTGAAAAGCGTCGTTTACTTCACCAAGATCAGTATTCACGGTAGCGCTATTTTCTTCTTTTTGCTGAAAAAATGCAAAGGCCTTTCCCGGTACCAGAAAAAGGATTCCTAGAAAGGCCAATATGAATAAATTTTTCAGCAAAGTAGGTTTTAGGATTTGGATTCAATAACTATTCCAATACAGAATAATCACCGATACTGATTTGGGTAAATTCTCCGTTGAATTTAGCAAAATTACCAATCATGGCATTATCCAATTTTGCATTTTTCACTTCAGCAAAAGTTTGAATAAGACTGTTTTTTATGGTTGAATTTTCTATTTTGGTTCCGTTTCCTATAGAAACATTGGGACCAATCTTGGCATTGATTAATTCTACATTTTCACCAATAAAGCAAGGTTCGGTAATTTCAGTATCTTTTATTTTTACATTATTAGCGATCAACTTTTCGCCATCTTTATGTAAAAAGTTAAGCATCCTCCCGTTGGTTTCTACGGTTACATTTTTATTTCCGCAGTCCATCCATTCGTCTACTTTACCCGGCACAAAACGAAGACCGTTTGCCTGCATGGCTTTAATTCCATCATTGATCTGATACTCGCCACCATGAACAATATTATTATCCAAAACTTTTTGAAGTTCGCCTTTTAGAACAGCTACATCCTTGAAATAGTAAATCCCAATTACTGCAAGATCTGAAACAAATTCGGTTGGTTTTTCAACAAGCTCGGTTATTTCTATTTTCTCATTTAGGCTTACAACTCCATAAGCAGATGGATTTTCTACCTGCTTTACCCAAATTACACTATCGGCATCTTTATCTAATGTAAAATCGGCTTTAAAAAGCGTATCTGCATAGGCAATCACGGCAGGACCGCTTAGCGAATCTTTAGCACACATAATCGCGTGACCAGTTCCTAAAGGTTTATCCTGATAGTAGATTGTTCCTTTTGCGCCTAAACTTTCGGCTATATCTTTGAGATCGTTTTCTATCTTTTCTCCAAAATCCTCAGCAATAATAAAAGCAACTTCATCGACCTTTTCATCTAACACCTTTGCGATATCCTGCACCAAACGATGCACAATAGGTTTACCAGCAATAGGGATTAAAGGTTTTGGAGTAGTTAATGTATGTGGCCTAAGGCGCGAACCTCTTCCCGCCATGGGTACAATAATCTTCATCTTTTTGTTTGTTTGATTCTATTATAAATATTAGGAAAAACCTAAACTTACTTTGTTCCCGTACTGCCAAACCCGCCAGCTCCGCGTACGCTATCGGTAAGTATTTCAACTTCTTCCCAATTAATATGCTCGTGTTTTGCAATTACAAGTTGTGCCACACGCTCACCATTTTCGATCGTGAAATCTTCATTAGATAAATTCACCAATATTACACCAATTTCACCTCGATAATCGGCGTCTATAGTTCCCGGTGCATTTAAAACCGTAATCCCTTTTTTAGCAGCAAGACCACTTCTTGGTCTTACCTGTGCTTCGTAACCTACAGGAAGCTCTAAAAACAATCCTGTTTTTACGATTGCTCTTTCCAATGGTTTTAGAGTTACCGGCTCGGATAGTTCGGCTCTTAAATCCATTCCTGCGGAAGCTTCAGTAGCATAACTTGGTAAATCGTGTGAACTTTTGTTGATTATTTTAATCGTCATGATCGTTTTAAAATTTTCTTTATGTCTTCTTGTTCTTTAAAATACGTAATTCCCACAAATATGAGAACAAATAATACGGCAACTATATAATTTTGCCTGAAGTATATAAAACTTATGGCCGACAATGTTATTGAAAGTAGTAAATAAAATCCTATTTTCTTAACGTTATACGGTACTCGGTAGTATTTTCTTCCGAAGAAATATGAGATAAGCATCATGCTCCCGTAAGCAGCCAAAGTTGCCCAGGCGGCAACCATAAAACCATAGCTACCAATTAGCGTTACGTTAATAACGATAGTAATTAACGCACCAAAAAGTGAAATATACATTCCCATTCTTGTTTTATCGGTAAGTTTATACCACACTGAAAGGTTATGGTAAATTCCTAAAAACAGGTTTGCCAAAAGAATCACAGGAACAATCGACATTGCGACCCAATAATCCTCATCCCTGATTAAATACTCCTTAAAAATATCTATAAAACTCACTAAAACCACTAAAATCAATCCACCGGTGATTACAAAATAATTAAGGATTTTAGCATAGGTTGTTTTTGCATTTTTTTCTTTGGCATGATTAAAGAAAAAAGGCTCTGCTCCCATTTTAAAAGCCTGTATAAAAATCATCATAAAAACAGCTAGTTTATAGCAGCCGGAGTAGGCTCCCATAATTTCTTCGGAAAGGATATCTTTTAGCAAAAGTTTATCCAGGTTTTCATTAATAATGAATGAAATTCCTGCCAGCATTATCGGCCAGCCGTACTTCCACATTTGCTTTAATAATGAAAAACTAAACTGTATTTTAGTTTTAAAGAAATAAGGAAGAAGGATTATAAACGTGACAATACTAGCAGCCAGATTTGCCAGGAAAATATAGCCTAAAATATCTTTTTCGCTAAAATGATCTAAGATATATTGTGGCGCAACCACAGGGAATCTAGGAACAAGCCACAAGAGATATAAATTGATTGAAAAGACAATACTTACATTTAAAAGTTTTATGGAAGCAAACCTTACCGGTCTGTTAGTTGCTCTTAAATAAGCAAAAGGAACAACCACCAATGTATCTAAAATTAAGACCGTAAACAGGATATTAAAAAAGAAAGGATCTAAGTCTAGAAACCTTATAAAAGGATCTCTAAAAAGCATTCCTAATCCAAAAAAAAGGAGCGTTGTGATAGTTAATGCAATAAAAGAAGTTGAAAAAACTTTTTGTTTCTCCTCTGCCCTACTAAAAAACCTGAAGAAAGAAGTTTCCATCCCATACGTAAGCAAAACATTAAAAAATGCCGCCCAAATATAGAATGTGGTATTTATCGAATAATGCCCTGTTCCTAATATTTCTGTATGTAAAGGGACTAAAATAAAATTTAGAAGCCTAGGTACCACAGTGGCAATACCGTAAATAATCGTATCCTGAAAAAATCGTTTTAAAGTACTCAACAGGCGTTAGTTTTCCTGCAAATATCCTAATATTTAAGAAGAAAGCGACTATTTACGCTCCTCGATATTATCTAATAAATAATATTTAATTTCTTTGCCTTCCTGATATTCTAACAATGCCTGATTTTTTTCGATCTTTATCGGGCTTTCTACCGGTCTTTGGGGCATTTTATTTCCGTATTCTTCTTTAGGATCTGAACTCATTACAAAGTCAGATTGTTTTACATTAAAAATTGCAGTGTAGCGATTTTGCACATCCTCGTCTTTTACAATTGGTGATTTTAATCCTTTGAAGTAGATATTCTTTAATTCAACACGATTATTTTGGATAGCAATTACCGGAAGAAAAAAAGTCATTTGCCCCTTATCTGAACTATAATAAGCCTGCTGAAACTGTGCAGGAGCTTCTTCCTGAAGATCTTTATGACTTCTACAGTTGGTAAACATAGAAAAGAAAATTATACTGAAGATGAAATAGGCTGATTTCATAATAAAAGTTTTTTGATTGTCTTATACTAGAAATCAAATTGAATGCCAAACAAAAAATTATTTTATAGCTCTCCATTTAAAAACAAAAAAACCCGGACTAGCCGGGTTTTTAAATATATAAAATCAAATCTTTTAATTATTAAGAGCTTCCGCACCACCAACGATTTCAAGAATTTCGTTAGTAATAGAAGCTTGTCTTGCTTTGTTATAAGACAATTTAAGAGAATCTCTAAGTTCAGTTGCATTCTCTGTAGCTTTGTGCATCGCCGTCATACGCGCACCATGCTCAGATGCAAATGAATCTCTTAAAGCTTTATACAATTGCATTTTTAAAGACTTCGGAATCAAATCTTTTACGATTTCCAGCTTTGAAGGTTCAAAAATGTAATCCAGTTGCACTTCCTCTTCTGTTTCAAACTTAGGTATTGGTAAAAATTGCTCAGTCATCACAGCTTGAGTAGCAGCATTCTTAAAGTGATTATAAACCAAAACAATTTTATCATAATTCCCTTCAAGAAACTGATTCATTAAATCTTCAGCAATCACAGAAACATTTTCAAAACTAAGATCATCGAAGATCTCAGTATTGGTTTTATAAACCGTCAAGCTTTTCTTTAAAATGTCGTTAGCTTTCTTTCCTATGCTATAAAGATGAACATCTTTATCTGCATATTCTTTGGCTACTGCATTTTTTACTCCCTTAATGATATTTGCATTAAAAGCACCAGCCAAACCTCTGTTAGAAGAAATAGCAACTACAAGCACTTTGTTTACTTCACGCTGCTCTGCATATTTACTGCTGCTATCGTCATCTAAGCTAGCACTAAGATCCTGCAAAAGCTGTGAAAGCTTTTGAGAATAAGGTCTCATAGATTCAATAGCATCCTGAGCTTTACTCAACTTTGCTGCAGATACCATTTTCATGGCACTGGTGATTTGCATGGTTGAGGAAACCGAGGTAATTCTGCTACGTAATTCTTTTAAGTTTGCCATATTTTTAAAATTGGACTAGCCTAAATACTAATAAAGAACAAAGAGTTAAATATTTCATTCACTCTTTGTTCAAAAACTTTTATCCTTTATATTTTTCAGATAATTCTTTTGCTACAGCTGCTAAAGTATCAGTAACTTCATCGGTAAGTTTGCCCGCTTTAAGCGTATCCATTACTCCTCTATGCTTAGCATTTAAGAATTCTATATAATCTCTTTCAAATTCTCTAACCTTTTCTACAGGTACATCTCTTAGCAAGTTCTTAGAGCCTGCAAAGATAATAGCGATTTGATCTTCTACAGGATAAGGATCGTTTTGTCCCTGCTTAAGGATTTCTACGTTACGCTTACCTTTTTCGATCACACTCATTGTAGCCGCATCTAGGTCTGAACCGAATTTAGCAAAAGCTTCAAGTTCACGGAACTGAGCCTGGTCTAATTTAAGTGTACCAGCCACTTTCTTCATAGATTTAATCTGAGCCGAACCACCTACACGAGATACCGAAATACCAACGTTAATCGCAGGACGTACACCAGAATTAAATAAATCTGAAGTTAAGAAAATCTGACCATCTGTAATCGAAATTACGTTAGTAGGAATATATGCAGATACATCACCCGCCTGAGTTTCGATAATTGGCAATGCTGTTAAAGAACCACCACCTTTTACTTTACTTTTAAGTGACTCAGGAAGATCGTTCATGGTCTTCGCAATATCATCATCATTAATCACTTTCGCTGCACGCTCTAGCAATCTTGAGTGAAGGAAGAATACATCCCCAGGATACGCTTCACGTCCCGGTGGACGACGTAATAAAAGAGAAACCTCACGGTATGCAACTGCTTGTTTAGATAAATCATCATAAACAATTAAAGCAGGACGACCTGTATCTCTAAAATATTCACCAATTGCAGCACCAGCAAATGGAGCATAAACCTGCATTGGCGCAGGATCTGATGCATTTGCAGCTACGATAGTAGTATAAGCCAAAGCACCTTTATCTTCAAGTACTTTAGCAATACCTGCAACTGTAGAAGCCTTTTGCCCTATAGCTACATATATACAATAAACCGGCTCACCGGCATCGTAAAATTCTTTTTGATTAAGAATAGTGTCAATACAAACAGTAGTTTTACCTGTTTGACGGTCACCAATTACAAGCTCACGTTGTCCTCTACCTACCGGTACCATAGCATCGATAGATTTAATACCTGTCTGCATAGGTTCTGTCACCGGCTCACGGAAAACAACACCTGGTGCTTTACGCTCTAAAGGCATTTCGAAAGTTTCTCCCTCGATCGGTCCTTTACCGTCTATTGGTTCACCTAAGGTATTTACTACTCTTCCAACAATACCTTCTCCAACATTTATAGAAGCAATTCTTTGTGTTCTTTTAACAATAGAACCTTCTCTAACTTCTTTTGAAGGTCCTAAAAGTACTACCCCAACATTATCTTCCTCTAGGTTAAGCACCATTCCTTCAAGACCACTGTCGAATTGAACTAATTCTCCGTATTGCGCATTAGAAAGACCATAAACGTTAGCAATACCGTCACCAACTGTAAGCACGGTACCAACTTCGTCTAAAGAAGCCTTTGCCTCGAATCCGGAAAGTTGTTTCTTTAATATTGCTGAAACTTCAGCAGGATTTACTTCTGCCATAATTATTTAAGATAAAATGCCTCGTTAGCTACGGGCGGTTTTTATTAAATTTTAGAAACGTAAGCGTTGCTTTTTATAAATTCTGTTTTCAACTTGTTTAAGTTATTAGCGACACTAGCATCATACTGAAGGTCACCAACTCTCAAAACAAATCCACCAAGAATACTTTCGTCAATCTTATTCTCGATTGTAGCTTCCCTACCGGTAAGCTCTTTTATTTTAGCCTGAATCTTATCTTCAAGCTCCTTTGTTAAAGGAACTACGGTGGTAACAACAGCATTTTGCACTAGAATAGAATCATCGAATAACATTAAATATTGCGTTGCCACAATTCCTAAAATATTAATTCGATTATTCTCTACAAGTAAATTAAAAACACCCTTGGTTAACCCATTTATATCTTTAAAAATCTCTTCTAAGATTTGTTTCTTTAAATTAGGCTTAATTATAGGGCTCGCTAAAGTAGATCTTAAATCTTCGCTTGCCGCGATAGTTTTAGATATACTAAGCATATCTTCCTTTACATCTTTAGCTACTTTTTGATCGTTAGCTAATGTAAGAATTGCTTTTGCATAACGTTGTGCTGCTCTGGTTCCTTTCATCACAAAGTATTAGTTTAAAGTAACATCACCAAGCATGTTATCAATCATCTGGTGTTGTTTTTCTTTACTTGATAATTCTGTACGAACTACTTTTTCTGCAATTTCTATAGAAAGACTTGCTACCTGAGCTTTAATTTCTGCCATTGCAGCTTTTTTCTCAAGTTCAATACTTTCTTTAGCTTGTGATACTATTTGATCTGCTTTGTCTTGTGCTTCTACAGTAGCATCTGCCATTACCTTTTCTTTCAATTCACGAGCTTCTCTAAGAATTGCATCTCTTTCAGCACGAGCTTCTTTCATTAACTGCTCGTTATCTGCCTTAAGATTTTGCATTTCTTTTCTAGCTTCTTCAGCAGACGACAATGCGTTATTTATAGAGTCTTCTCTTTCTTTAACAGCTCCAAGAATAGGTCTCCAAGCGAATTTTGCAAGAAGCAAAATAAGTACTAGAAAAACTATTGTTTGCCAAAAAAGTAACCCAATTTCAGGAGTGATTAAATCCATAGTGTTTTTTAAATTTAAATAATATCCATTCGTAACCAACCGTTACGAATGGATAAAAAAGAATTCAATTATTTAAGAACTCCAAGTAAAGCTGCTACTACTCCAAAAAGAGCAACACCTTCTACAAGAGCTGCAGCAATAATCATAGCTGTCTGGATTTTCCCAGAAGCTTCTGGCTGACGAGCGATAGCATCCATGGCAGAACCACCAATTTTACCAACTCCCATAGCTGCTCCAATAACTGCTAAACCAGCACCTAAAGCTGCAAGTCCTACATACAATAATTCCATAACTGAAAGATTTAAAATTAAAATTTAATGATGTTCGTGTTCTTCAACTGACATCCCTATAAATAGAGCCGACAGCATGGTAAATATAAACGCTTGTAAAAATGCAACAAGCAATTCTAATATTGATATAAAAAGTGAAAATGGAACTGAAACTCCAGCGACTCCAACACTTTCAAGTATAAATATTAATCCTATTAAACTAAGTATAATTATGTGACCTGCAGTAATGTTCGCAAATAAACGAATCATAAGTGCTGCGGGCTTAATAATGATCCCTAATAATTCTACAACTGCAAGCAAAGGCTTTACGAAAGTAGGCACTCCAGGCATCCACAATGTGTGTTTCCAAAAATCTCTATTTCCATTTACAATAATTAAAATTAGAGTAAATAAACCTAAAGAAACAGTTACTGCGATATTCCCTGTAACATTGGCTGCTC encodes:
- the atpA gene encoding F0F1 ATP synthase subunit alpha, giving the protein MAEVNPAEVSAILKKQLSGFEAKASLDEVGTVLTVGDGIANVYGLSNAQYGELVQFDSGLEGMVLNLEEDNVGVVLLGPSKEVREGSIVKRTQRIASINVGEGIVGRVVNTLGEPIDGKGPIEGETFEMPLERKAPGVVFREPVTEPMQTGIKSIDAMVPVGRGQRELVIGDRQTGKTTVCIDTILNQKEFYDAGEPVYCIYVAIGQKASTVAGIAKVLEDKGALAYTTIVAANASDPAPMQVYAPFAGAAIGEYFRDTGRPALIVYDDLSKQAVAYREVSLLLRRPPGREAYPGDVFFLHSRLLERAAKVINDDDIAKTMNDLPESLKSKVKGGGSLTALPIIETQAGDVSAYIPTNVISITDGQIFLTSDLFNSGVRPAINVGISVSRVGGSAQIKSMKKVAGTLKLDQAQFRELEAFAKFGSDLDAATMSVIEKGKRNVEILKQGQNDPYPVEDQIAIIFAGSKNLLRDVPVEKVREFERDYIEFLNAKHRGVMDTLKAGKLTDEVTDTLAAVAKELSEKYKG
- the dut gene encoding dUTP diphosphatase; its protein translation is MTIKIINKSSHDLPSYATEASAGMDLRAELSEPVTLKPLERAIVKTGLFLELPVGYEAQVRPRSGLAAKKGITVLNAPGTIDADYRGEIGVILVNLSNEDFTIENGERVAQLVIAKHEHINWEEVEILTDSVRGAGGFGSTGTK
- the atpH gene encoding ATP synthase F1 subunit delta produces the protein MKGTRAAQRYAKAILTLANDQKVAKDVKEDMLSISKTIAASEDLRSTLASPIIKPNLKKQILEEIFKDINGLTKGVFNLLVENNRINILGIVATQYLMLFDDSILVQNAVVTTVVPLTKELEDKIQAKIKELTGREATIENKIDESILGGFVLRVGDLQYDASVANNLNKLKTEFIKSNAYVSKI
- a CDS encoding sugar phosphate nucleotidyltransferase; this translates as MKIIVPMAGRGSRLRPHTLTTPKPLIPIAGKPIVHRLVQDIAKVLDEKVDEVAFIIAEDFGEKIENDLKDIAESLGAKGTIYYQDKPLGTGHAIMCAKDSLSGPAVIAYADTLFKADFTLDKDADSVIWVKQVENPSAYGVVSLNEKIEITELVEKPTEFVSDLAVIGIYYFKDVAVLKGELQKVLDNNIVHGGEYQINDGIKAMQANGLRFVPGKVDEWMDCGNKNVTVETNGRMLNFLHKDGEKLIANNVKIKDTEITEPCFIGENVELINAKIGPNVSIGNGTKIENSTIKNSLIQTFAEVKNAKLDNAMIGNFAKFNGEFTQISIGDYSVLE
- the atpE gene encoding ATP synthase F0 subunit C, whose protein sequence is MELLYVGLAALGAGLAVIGAAMGVGKIGGSAMDAIARQPEASGKIQTAMIIAAALVEGVALFGVVAALLGVLK
- the atpG gene encoding ATP synthase F1 subunit gamma, which gives rise to MANLKELRSRITSVSSTMQITSAMKMVSAAKLSKAQDAIESMRPYSQKLSQLLQDLSASLDDDSSSKYAEQREVNKVLVVAISSNRGLAGAFNANIIKGVKNAVAKEYADKDVHLYSIGKKANDILKKSLTVYKTNTEIFDDLSFENVSVIAEDLMNQFLEGNYDKIVLVYNHFKNAATQAVMTEQFLPIPKFETEEEVQLDYIFEPSKLEIVKDLIPKSLKMQLYKALRDSFASEHGARMTAMHKATENATELRDSLKLSYNKARQASITNEILEIVGGAEALNN
- a CDS encoding oligosaccharide flippase family protein, coding for MSTLKRFFQDTIIYGIATVVPRLLNFILVPLHTEILGTGHYSINTTFYIWAAFFNVLLTYGMETSFFRFFSRAEEKQKVFSTSFIALTITTLLFFGLGMLFRDPFIRFLDLDPFFFNILFTVLILDTLVVVPFAYLRATNRPVRFASIKLLNVSIVFSINLYLLWLVPRFPVVAPQYILDHFSEKDILGYIFLANLAASIVTFIILLPYFFKTKIQFSFSLLKQMWKYGWPIMLAGISFIINENLDKLLLKDILSEEIMGAYSGCYKLAVFMMIFIQAFKMGAEPFFFNHAKEKNAKTTYAKILNYFVITGGLILVVLVSFIDIFKEYLIRDEDYWVAMSIVPVILLANLFLGIYHNLSVWYKLTDKTRMGMYISLFGALITIVINVTLIGSYGFMVAAWATLAAYGSMMLISYFFGRKYYRVPYNVKKIGFYLLLSITLSAISFIYFRQNYIVAVLFVLIFVGITYFKEQEDIKKILKRS
- a CDS encoding F0F1 ATP synthase subunit B → MDLITPEIGLLFWQTIVFLVLILLLAKFAWRPILGAVKEREDSINNALSSAEEARKEMQNLKADNEQLMKEARAERDAILREARELKEKVMADATVEAQDKADQIVSQAKESIELEKKAAMAEIKAQVASLSIEIAEKVVRTELSSKEKQHQMIDNMLGDVTLN